A section of the Clostridia bacterium genome encodes:
- a CDS encoding DNA alkylation repair protein, translating to MNSISTSVHEEIRAFCVAHSDERIVEKYARFFREGYDAYGVDRDSIAECTRAILTRYRDELGLDGFLDLGDSLMQSGKWEEAGFAVRFMSAFRKKFTPATLPRFRRWFDLWVRDWATSDGLCSGVLPRFFDMPEVGLDGFATWRGSESKWSRRAAPVAMLSLLKRCDDVGAFLEFIRPLMLDEERVVHQGLGWFLREAWKVRSDQVQPFLMEWKETSARLIFQYATEKMASESRACFRREGKSRCL from the coding sequence TTGAACAGCATTTCCACGTCAGTGCATGAAGAGATCAGGGCTTTCTGCGTTGCTCATTCAGACGAGCGCATAGTCGAGAAGTATGCGCGGTTCTTTCGGGAGGGCTATGACGCCTATGGTGTGGACAGGGACTCCATTGCAGAGTGCACCAGGGCTATTCTGACCCGGTACCGCGATGAACTGGGTCTTGACGGGTTCCTGGATCTCGGCGACAGTCTCATGCAGAGTGGCAAATGGGAGGAGGCCGGTTTCGCGGTGCGCTTCATGAGCGCGTTTCGGAAGAAGTTCACTCCTGCCACACTCCCGCGTTTTCGCAGATGGTTCGATCTGTGGGTCCGGGACTGGGCTACATCTGACGGATTATGCTCGGGTGTGCTGCCCCGCTTTTTCGACATGCCTGAAGTCGGGCTGGATGGATTCGCAACATGGCGGGGTTCAGAGTCCAAGTGGAGCCGAAGGGCGGCGCCCGTTGCCATGCTATCTCTCCTCAAGAGGTGTGACGATGTGGGCGCCTTCCTTGAGTTCATCCGTCCGCTCATGCTCGATGAAGAACGCGTGGTTCATCAGGGCTTGGGCTGGTTCCTGAGGGAGGCCTGGAAAGTGAGGTCCGATCAAGTGCAACCGTTCCTAATGGAATGGAAGGAAACCTCTGCGAGGCTGATATTTCAGTACGCCACCGAGAAGATGGCGAGCGAATCCCGGGCGTGCTTCCGCCGCGAGGGCAAGAGTCGGTGTCTGTGA
- a CDS encoding ABC transporter permease, whose product MRFADVFATAVRRCRARLLESLLIVLGIALGVAVAAAFAGLIGTVGARNRAFAESLEAREIIIQSKSDRTDVSFSADVPAVAVTRTDGPPYSLTLNDVERIKSRTSPDVKVYAYEDFFTQIALKGDAPTGIAQGSSIPASPAHGETRTVSRLVHVVAATEDMFLAYGAEFREGIGFSGSDVASGNRCIVLGSKLAARLFGDEPALGKKLVWQDEWRQGPSGELEPSPTGQVYTVIGVMAPVKSPLLTEARENPEEEDTRSPDYSADGRAYVPITSAPGMDGPNPHVNEIHAASLSYRGAAQALDQIRQVVEAECHGRLHVSSVMDYMKESMQELRSLATGILVLASAGLVIASINVLNLMLARVLRRTRAIGISAALGAGRRDVFRENLAEALVLGICGGVLGLPLSFGLARLMSHITQGLTVSVGLTGILAGAASCIAASVLFGLYPAYLAARVVPADALRGD is encoded by the coding sequence GTGAGGTTCGCCGACGTTTTCGCCACAGCCGTGCGGCGGTGCCGTGCGAGGCTCCTGGAGTCCCTACTCATCGTGCTAGGGATCGCCCTTGGGGTGGCAGTGGCAGCTGCTTTTGCAGGCCTTATCGGCACAGTAGGAGCGCGGAACCGCGCGTTTGCCGAAAGCTTGGAAGCCAGGGAGATTATCATCCAGTCCAAATCCGACCGCACAGATGTCAGCTTCTCAGCTGATGTGCCTGCGGTCGCTGTCACTCGGACGGATGGGCCTCCGTATTCTCTGACGCTCAACGATGTGGAACGCATCAAATCGAGAACTTCTCCTGATGTTAAGGTCTATGCGTACGAGGACTTCTTCACACAGATAGCGCTGAAAGGCGACGCGCCAACAGGCATCGCGCAGGGCAGTTCCATTCCAGCCTCTCCAGCGCATGGGGAGACAAGGACTGTGTCCAGGCTGGTCCACGTAGTTGCTGCCACTGAAGACATGTTCCTCGCGTATGGCGCCGAGTTCAGGGAGGGCATAGGGTTCTCCGGATCTGACGTGGCCTCCGGCAACCGGTGCATAGTGCTGGGCAGCAAGCTTGCAGCGCGCCTGTTTGGGGACGAACCGGCCCTCGGGAAGAAGTTGGTCTGGCAGGACGAATGGCGCCAAGGCCCGTCTGGCGAACTCGAGCCTTCTCCTACCGGCCAGGTATACACGGTGATCGGAGTCATGGCGCCAGTGAAATCCCCATTGCTGACCGAAGCGAGAGAAAATCCAGAAGAAGAAGACACCCGCTCCCCAGATTACTCTGCCGACGGCAGGGCCTACGTTCCGATAACTTCAGCTCCCGGTATGGACGGTCCAAATCCCCACGTCAACGAGATCCATGCCGCCTCACTCTCGTATAGAGGCGCAGCGCAGGCCCTAGATCAGATAAGGCAGGTCGTCGAGGCAGAATGCCATGGACGCCTTCATGTCTCCTCCGTAATGGATTACATGAAAGAGAGTATGCAAGAACTACGCAGTCTTGCGACTGGAATTCTGGTTCTGGCGTCGGCGGGGCTGGTTATTGCGTCTATCAATGTCCTCAACCTGATGCTCGCAAGGGTTCTGCGGCGCACGCGAGCGATCGGCATCTCAGCTGCCCTGGGCGCCGGCCGACGCGACGTATTCCGGGAGAACCTTGCGGAGGCGCTGGTCTTGGGGATATGCGGGGGCGTGTTGGGCCTTCCGCTTTCGTTCGGCCTGGCCAGGCTGATGTCGCACATCACCCAGGGGCTGACCGTATCGGTCGGGCTTACCGGGATTCTGGCGGGGGCTGCATCCTGCATTGCCGCCAGCGTTCTTTTCGGCCTCTATCCTGCGTATCTTGCCGCCCGCGTTGTCCCGGCAGATGCTCTGAGGGGGGATTAG
- a CDS encoding methyl-accepting chemotaxis protein yields MKISIRAKIIGSYALLFALTLTIGLVGIWVVSQVDKNYSSVIDQGIPLYSIVHQIKSGILEKGSTIQSFVISKDGLYITEFYDFDAKLVETIEAARAAFPDEESQKLLAEIEEANNDYNNLVTRVAYLDSNEAMTELTAGTSQLAATSEKLLADLAGLVSDANNRRIAYAKSVSRSSRLVSIIGVIVGASAAISIGVGLTRSIANTVVKVRTVAEAVADGDLTVSVPPIRTGDEIQELNDATQAMVHNLTSLLMEIRAESDNVADASLQLSTSAEASAQAVLQITSTIQQMSSSAEQQSSSSIRTVEASLHIKSGTAQIAAGAVEQTQQLHRASELVAHMVSELANISACLCQMEQAVRLTVDASEEGDRSVTRVAQGIARIEDASREVEAASSSLDRSSREIGRVVQVISEIADQTNLLALNAAIEAAHAGEQGRGFAVVAEEVRKLAERSVSETKAISRLIEQTVADTKRVSTAIAASGRLVAESMPMVSASTSSLQQIRQHATDNLHLVESAVKSGQSVMDATGMVKKSMAEAVSVADTNTAAAQEITASASEIHKVIENIATESEQNAEAAKEVSVSAEEVSASTEKMTSASTSLSEMANRLQQLAARFKTV; encoded by the coding sequence TTGAAGATCAGCATACGGGCTAAGATCATCGGATCCTATGCATTGCTGTTCGCCCTCACGTTAACGATAGGGCTTGTTGGCATTTGGGTAGTCAGTCAGGTGGACAAGAACTACAGCAGTGTCATTGATCAGGGGATTCCGCTGTACTCCATTGTGCACCAGATCAAGAGCGGGATTCTCGAAAAAGGATCCACGATCCAGAGCTTCGTGATATCCAAGGATGGACTGTACATCACGGAGTTCTATGATTTTGATGCGAAGCTGGTGGAAACGATCGAGGCAGCTCGCGCAGCATTTCCTGATGAGGAATCCCAGAAACTTCTTGCCGAGATCGAGGAAGCCAACAATGATTACAACAACCTAGTGACCCGGGTTGCGTATCTTGATTCGAACGAAGCCATGACTGAGCTGACAGCAGGCACTAGTCAGCTGGCCGCCACGTCTGAGAAGCTTCTTGCGGATCTGGCCGGGCTAGTGTCGGATGCGAACAACCGTCGAATCGCGTACGCGAAGTCAGTTAGCAGAAGCAGCCGCCTAGTAAGCATAATCGGGGTGATAGTTGGCGCTTCGGCAGCGATTTCCATAGGCGTTGGCCTTACCCGGAGCATCGCGAACACCGTAGTGAAGGTAAGAACGGTGGCGGAGGCGGTAGCAGATGGGGATCTCACAGTGTCGGTGCCGCCCATCAGGACAGGTGACGAGATACAGGAGCTGAATGATGCCACACAGGCCATGGTCCACAATCTGACCAGTCTGCTCATGGAGATCAGGGCCGAGTCGGACAACGTTGCAGACGCCAGCCTCCAGCTATCGACGTCAGCCGAAGCGTCTGCGCAAGCCGTCTTGCAAATAACGTCCACTATTCAGCAGATGTCATCAAGTGCTGAACAGCAGAGTTCCAGCTCCATTCGCACGGTTGAGGCCAGCCTTCACATCAAGTCGGGCACCGCCCAGATAGCCGCAGGCGCAGTTGAGCAAACCCAGCAATTGCACCGGGCCTCGGAGCTTGTTGCGCATATGGTGAGCGAACTCGCGAACATCAGTGCATGCCTCTGCCAGATGGAACAAGCAGTGCGGCTCACGGTTGATGCTTCGGAAGAAGGCGATCGCTCTGTGACCCGGGTTGCCCAGGGCATAGCCAGGATAGAGGACGCCTCACGGGAGGTCGAGGCTGCTTCATCCAGCCTCGACCGCAGTTCGCGCGAGATCGGTCGCGTGGTGCAGGTTATCAGCGAGATAGCCGATCAGACCAACCTCCTGGCCCTAAACGCGGCGATCGAGGCCGCCCACGCCGGAGAACAGGGCAGAGGATTCGCAGTAGTCGCAGAGGAAGTCCGTAAGCTGGCAGAGAGATCAGTGTCCGAAACAAAGGCGATATCGCGACTGATAGAACAGACAGTCGCCGACACTAAGAGAGTCTCAACTGCGATCGCCGCCTCCGGCAGGCTGGTAGCGGAAAGCATGCCAATGGTCAGCGCATCCACCTCGTCGCTCCAGCAGATACGGCAACACGCCACCGACAATCTTCACCTAGTAGAGTCGGCGGTCAAGTCGGGCCAGAGCGTGATGGATGCCACCGGTATGGTCAAGAAGTCCATGGCTGAAGCCGTCTCCGTTGCGGACACGAACACAGCTGCCGCCCAGGAGATAACCGCCAGCGCCAGCGAGATCCACAAGGTCATCGAGAACATCGCGACCGAGTCAGAACAGAACGCTGAAGCCGCGAAGGAGGTCTCCGTCTCCGCGGAAGAGGTGAGCGCCTCAACAGAGAAGATGACATCGGCTTCAACGTCACTGTCCGAAATGGCCAACCGCCTGCAGCAGCTGGCAGCCAGGTTCAAGACGGTGTAA
- a CDS encoding ABC transporter permease — MMNIRRRPMQSFLTILQVALAVACMVSVASYRMNVSAAVDQFRASTEDTVIVMGGTETRTRNGYMRTMYNIFDDNDIAELTAETSLVEAVTPYMDSWGVQAEVNGTLYQLSAGAGVGPGYRLAADLNMTEGDSITTADLEARARVVVISEALGRILFGDRPYVGRTLGLVPDWARPSSAGEQNAAPPVSPTEYRVIGVYDVRPGDPGSGWRRGAASIMWPVTADPNSIHDASSGWARATGGRPYGTLMIKAVPGKAAAVRDRITAMVSGRPHPDSSSGGGGMFVEGGSVEMDVDGPVAANGSDAGTDAGSSMNAEGSGASVIFESARDVERMVGSSMTTTMLLLGGATLVAIIVSALGVQSVMLINVAERTREIGLRRVLGASRRSVVSQFTVDSAVLAAIGGVFGGLLAFALYPYLMRSVFSRMGPGGILSVSARPAGWAVLAGIVVSAAAGAVFGAMPAAQATRVQPAEIIRDL; from the coding sequence ATGATGAACATACGTCGCCGCCCGATGCAGTCTTTCCTCACAATCCTTCAGGTAGCTCTGGCCGTGGCCTGCATGGTATCGGTGGCAAGCTACAGAATGAACGTGTCGGCAGCTGTTGATCAGTTCAGAGCTTCCACAGAAGACACGGTAATCGTCATGGGCGGCACGGAAACACGCACCCGAAACGGGTATATGCGAACGATGTACAACATCTTCGACGACAATGACATCGCCGAGCTAACCGCTGAGACCTCCCTCGTGGAGGCAGTCACCCCCTACATGGATTCGTGGGGAGTGCAAGCCGAAGTGAACGGAACACTTTATCAGCTCTCCGCGGGCGCCGGCGTTGGTCCGGGTTATCGGCTGGCAGCCGACCTGAACATGACTGAAGGCGATTCCATAACCACAGCGGATCTGGAGGCACGCGCCCGGGTGGTAGTCATCTCGGAGGCCCTCGGCCGGATCCTTTTCGGCGATCGCCCCTACGTAGGCAGAACACTCGGACTTGTTCCCGACTGGGCGCGGCCGTCGTCCGCTGGCGAACAAAACGCGGCCCCGCCTGTCTCGCCCACCGAGTATCGTGTTATAGGCGTATATGACGTGCGCCCTGGGGATCCAGGGAGCGGGTGGAGACGAGGCGCCGCCTCCATTATGTGGCCAGTGACGGCTGACCCTAATAGTATCCACGACGCCTCTTCAGGCTGGGCGCGCGCGACCGGCGGGCGCCCATATGGCACGCTGATGATCAAGGCCGTTCCCGGCAAGGCTGCTGCCGTGCGCGACCGCATCACTGCCATGGTGTCGGGCCGCCCCCATCCCGACTCGTCCAGCGGCGGCGGGGGCATGTTCGTCGAGGGTGGATCTGTAGAGATGGACGTCGATGGGCCAGTCGCCGCGAACGGTTCAGACGCAGGCACAGATGCAGGTTCAAGCATGAACGCCGAAGGCAGCGGCGCCTCGGTGATATTCGAGTCGGCCAGAGACGTGGAACGGATGGTCGGCTCGTCTATGACCACCACGATGCTGCTTTTGGGAGGCGCGACGCTCGTGGCGATCATCGTAAGCGCGCTGGGGGTCCAGAGCGTTATGCTGATCAACGTTGCCGAACGCACTCGGGAGATCGGCCTCAGGCGCGTCCTTGGCGCGTCCCGACGTTCTGTTGTGTCGCAGTTCACCGTGGACTCGGCCGTTCTGGCAGCAATTGGGGGCGTGTTCGGAGGGCTTTTGGCATTTGCCCTCTATCCATATCTCATGCGTTCTGTTTTTTCCAGAATGGGCCCGGGAGGGATTCTGAGCGTCAGCGCCAGACCTGCAGGATGGGCCGTTCTCGCAGGAATTGTTGTCTCCGCCGCGGCCGGCGCGGTGTTTGGGGCGATGCCTGCAGCACAGGCCACTAGGGTTCAGCCTGCAGAGATAATCCGAGATCTTTAG
- a CDS encoding 1-acyl-sn-glycerol-3-phosphate acyltransferase has protein sequence MSYQENLEQTGFYGWKLALTGAQTAFYFAILPSYMIRLSAGLDASLPAIPLPMAATATGAVLTLLGLYVMIRAFLVLSYVGKNWPGSATAYLVDKCIYGFVRHPLFWGYALFWAGMGFRRRSPGLIILSGGLGLAFAAWASAVEEPRLASAFGERYAEYRRRTPGVIPNWAALRSDAEQLPTVALAVMAAARLLGAVMWNIRATGIEHIPTEGPVVFASNHMSIADPHALAFFVNRPIHYVTADEAFRDPILRWFLHANKAICKRKWGRDISALRAMRRCLDAGEAVGIFPQGQYNWDGGVNVVSDEVYRVLHYLGAPVVPVTSMGAHESWPAWSTWPAMCDWEVRFFPAVNPADYQSVTGFRQALESKMFSIAGEPPLPRRALASHRGITIVAWGCLECGGAHTLGETSSGLECSKCGARWTVTRDLRIVNEKTGQNMVESEYRAALIEKLRRGEMEDAPDGVYDLARPARAYRIGSSSSIADLGSGTLRLANHALTFSYSGGSVEVPISDVNFTFLDSHGHLVVSEPEGAYEFDIKNDSTLRWEDYLMAARGLTTRRWPTAEEIRARSGGRSSARPSAKSEEREGAPVGVFQQ, from the coding sequence ATGAGTTATCAGGAGAATCTGGAGCAAACAGGGTTCTACGGATGGAAGCTGGCGCTCACAGGAGCACAAACAGCTTTCTACTTCGCTATTCTGCCATCATACATGATCAGGCTCTCAGCCGGGCTTGATGCCTCACTGCCTGCTATCCCGTTGCCGATGGCGGCCACCGCGACGGGCGCAGTGCTCACTCTTCTCGGCCTATACGTAATGATTCGGGCATTCCTCGTGTTGTCGTACGTCGGCAAGAACTGGCCCGGAAGCGCGACGGCTTACCTCGTCGACAAGTGCATATATGGATTCGTCAGACACCCACTCTTCTGGGGCTACGCACTGTTCTGGGCAGGGATGGGGTTCCGGAGGCGGTCTCCGGGCCTCATAATCCTCTCAGGCGGGCTGGGCCTGGCGTTCGCTGCATGGGCTAGTGCTGTTGAGGAACCACGGTTGGCCTCTGCATTCGGAGAACGATATGCGGAATACCGTAGGCGTACGCCAGGGGTGATCCCCAACTGGGCGGCGCTTCGCTCTGATGCCGAACAACTGCCGACAGTCGCGCTTGCGGTGATGGCTGCCGCTCGCCTCTTGGGTGCTGTGATGTGGAATATCAGGGCGACAGGCATCGAGCACATACCGACGGAGGGCCCGGTGGTGTTCGCGTCCAACCACATGAGCATAGCCGACCCGCATGCCCTCGCGTTCTTCGTCAACCGTCCTATCCACTACGTTACAGCTGACGAGGCTTTCAGGGATCCGATTCTCAGATGGTTTCTTCATGCGAACAAGGCCATATGCAAGCGGAAGTGGGGAAGGGACATTTCGGCGCTGCGTGCAATGCGGCGCTGTCTGGACGCAGGGGAAGCTGTGGGCATATTCCCGCAAGGCCAGTACAACTGGGATGGCGGTGTGAATGTAGTAAGCGATGAGGTGTACCGTGTCCTTCATTACCTAGGCGCACCTGTCGTGCCGGTGACATCCATGGGCGCCCACGAATCGTGGCCCGCCTGGTCTACGTGGCCCGCCATGTGTGACTGGGAAGTGCGCTTTTTCCCGGCGGTTAACCCCGCCGACTATCAGTCCGTAACCGGTTTTCGGCAGGCCCTTGAGTCCAAGATGTTCTCAATCGCGGGGGAACCTCCGCTTCCTAGGCGCGCCCTGGCATCGCACAGAGGCATTACGATTGTGGCATGGGGCTGCCTCGAATGCGGCGGAGCGCACACTCTAGGGGAGACTTCTTCAGGGCTGGAGTGCTCCAAGTGCGGCGCCAGATGGACCGTTACGCGCGACCTCAGAATCGTGAATGAGAAGACCGGGCAGAACATGGTGGAGAGTGAGTACAGGGCTGCTCTCATTGAGAAGCTGCGTAGGGGAGAGATGGAGGACGCGCCGGACGGGGTTTACGACCTGGCGCGTCCTGCTAGAGCCTACCGTATTGGCTCATCGTCCAGCATTGCCGACCTCGGCAGCGGAACGTTGAGGCTTGCCAACCACGCGCTCACGTTCTCCTATTCGGGTGGTTCGGTCGAAGTGCCGATTTCGGACGTGAACTTCACCTTTCTTGATTCCCACGGCCACTTGGTCGTATCAGAGCCGGAAGGGGCGTACGAGTTTGACATCAAGAACGACTCGACCCTTCGGTGGGAGGATTACCTCATGGCGGCTAGAGGCTTGACCACGAGGAGGTGGCCGACAGCCGAGGAGATCCGCGCCAGGTCTGGCGGCAGGTCCAGCGCGAGACCTAGCGCCAAGTCCGAGGAGCGGGAGGGCGCCCCGGTAGGTGTGTTCCAGCAGTAA